In Candidatus Bathyarchaeia archaeon, one genomic interval encodes:
- a CDS encoding MarC family protein gives MLEYSADLLISLAKSVISLFIIVDPLGNIPIFIGLTVEMKRREKRKVFNTATITGFILLLSFAVAGNQILYIFGITLQSFMVAGGILLLILAIRILVVGEWGEIHRAPESIGAVPIAVPLLVGPGAITTTILSLQEFGIMVTVASVIIVFAAVWLILRYIEPIYSVLGKNGSVVISKVMALLIAAIAIQYIMNGLKAWT, from the coding sequence ATGTTAGAATATTCGGCAGATTTACTCATATCTCTAGCTAAAAGTGTAATTTCACTGTTCATAATAGTTGACCCGCTTGGGAATATACCTATTTTCATAGGTTTAACGGTTGAGATGAAGCGAAGAGAGAAGCGGAAAGTATTTAATACGGCTACCATAACAGGCTTCATTCTTCTTTTATCATTCGCTGTTGCCGGGAACCAGATACTATACATTTTCGGAATAACGTTACAGAGTTTCATGGTGGCTGGCGGAATATTGCTCTTAATACTTGCCATCAGAATTTTAGTTGTGGGGGAATGGGGAGAAATACATAGAGCGCCGGAAAGCATAGGCGCGGTTCCAATAGCTGTTCCGCTCCTTGTCGGTCCAGGGGCGATAACAACTACGATACTAAGTCTCCAGGAATTTGGGATAATGGTGACGGTTGCCTCGGTAATAATAGTGTTTGCTGCAGTATGGTTAATTCTTCGATATATTGAGCCGATCTATAGCGTATTGGGAAAGAACGGTTCAGTAGTTATCTCAAAGGTAATGGCGCTGTTGATAGCTGCAATAGCAATACAATACATTATGAATGGGCTGAAAGCGTGGACTTAA
- a CDS encoding homocysteine biosynthesis protein: protein MREENKEIRIRSIDEINEKIKRGDAVVLTAEEVIKLAESSGVEAVAKEVDVVTTGTFGAMCSSGVFLNFGHSDPPIKMVRCWLNDVPVYKGLAAVDGYLGATSISETRGLEYGGGHVIEDLVSGKEVVLRAESYGTDCYPRRHIETVITIDDLNQAILVNPRNCYQRYEAATNSSDRILYTYMGTLLPNYGNVTFSGAGQLNPLCKDPSYETIGFGTKIFLGGGVGYIIGEGTQHNPEPGYGTLMVKGDLKQMNSRYLRGASFYRYGPTLYIGIGIPIPIINMSVAKTVALRDEDIFVNIRDYAVPSRPDLRPIIKRVSYAELRSGKVYLGDRKVPSSSLSSYKMAREIAETLKKWILEGMFFLTKPIEPLPKRGKFKPLEIRRKEPKVGDIMNRHVIIAKPNDDVNSVAAKLVEKGIDHLPVVDDEGKLIGIVTSWDLAKAIAYNKRRLDEIMTRRVITAFENESIDVVVRRMAQHNISGVPVVDAMNRVIGILTTDDISRKIVGGRNVT from the coding sequence TTGAGGGAGGAAAATAAGGAGATACGCATACGCTCGATAGATGAGATAAATGAAAAGATAAAGCGCGGAGACGCCGTAGTGTTAACTGCTGAAGAGGTTATTAAGCTCGCCGAGAGCAGCGGCGTTGAAGCCGTCGCCAAAGAGGTCGATGTTGTAACTACTGGAACTTTCGGCGCAATGTGTAGTTCCGGAGTGTTCCTGAATTTTGGGCACTCGGATCCGCCGATAAAGATGGTTAGATGCTGGTTGAATGATGTGCCTGTCTATAAGGGGCTAGCTGCTGTTGATGGTTATCTTGGAGCAACTTCTATAAGCGAGACTAGAGGATTAGAGTATGGTGGGGGACACGTTATAGAGGATTTGGTCTCCGGTAAGGAGGTTGTTTTAAGAGCCGAGTCCTATGGCACAGACTGTTATCCAAGACGTCATATTGAAACCGTCATCACCATTGATGATTTAAATCAAGCTATCCTCGTTAACCCAAGAAACTGCTATCAGAGATATGAAGCCGCCACAAACAGCTCTGATAGAATTTTGTATACTTACATGGGTACTCTACTACCAAACTATGGGAATGTAACGTTTTCTGGAGCTGGCCAGCTCAACCCGCTCTGTAAGGATCCGAGCTACGAGACAATAGGTTTTGGAACAAAGATTTTTCTTGGAGGTGGAGTAGGCTACATAATCGGTGAGGGAACCCAGCATAATCCTGAACCCGGCTACGGAACCCTCATGGTTAAAGGCGATCTCAAGCAGATGAATAGCAGGTATCTTCGGGGAGCATCTTTCTACAGATATGGCCCAACGCTTTACATCGGTATTGGTATACCTATACCGATAATAAACATGAGCGTTGCTAAAACTGTAGCTCTAAGAGATGAGGACATATTTGTCAACATACGCGACTACGCCGTGCCGTCTAGACCGGATCTGAGGCCAATTATTAAGCGTGTATCTTACGCTGAGCTTAGATCCGGGAAAGTGTATTTAGGCGATAGAAAGGTTCCTTCCTCCTCGCTTTCAAGCTATAAGATGGCCAGAGAAATAGCTGAAACCCTGAAAAAATGGATTTTAGAAGGCATGTTCTTCTTAACTAAGCCTATTGAACCGCTGCCAAAAAGAGGAAAATTTAAGCCTCTGGAGATCAGAAGAAAAGAGCCTAAAGTTGGCGACATAATGAACCGGCATGTCATTATAGCGAAACCTAACGACGACGTAAATAGCGTAGCGGCAAAGCTCGTTGAGAAAGGCATAGATCACTTGCCGGTCGTCGATGATGAGGGAAAGCTTATTGGAATAGTGACTTCATGGGATCTAGCTAAAGCGATAGCATATAATAAGAGAAGACTGGATGAGATAATGACTAGAAGAGTTATAACGGCCTTCGAGAACGAGTCCATAGATGTTGTTGTGCGTAGGATGGCTCAACACAATATTTCCGGTGTTCCAGTGGTAGATGCGATGAACCGTGTAATCGGGATTTTAACCACCGATGACATATCGAGAAAGATTGTTGGAGGTAGGAACGTAACGTGA
- a CDS encoding 4Fe-4S binding protein: MRVKLIYSHDVVEKPILASIVLKTGVPINILEAKVNAQKGELIVSIPATGDKLREVLNLFREAGVQVQEFTETLRIDWDKCMACGACISPCPTGALKFKDDWSIEFDDEKCVACKVCVTACPVRAISLP, translated from the coding sequence GTGAGAGTCAAGCTAATATATTCTCACGATGTTGTTGAAAAGCCAATTTTAGCTAGCATAGTGTTGAAAACCGGGGTGCCAATCAATATACTTGAGGCTAAGGTTAACGCTCAGAAAGGTGAACTTATAGTTTCAATACCAGCGACTGGAGACAAGCTTAGGGAGGTGCTTAACTTATTTAGAGAGGCGGGGGTTCAAGTCCAAGAATTTACTGAAACATTAAGAATAGACTGGGATAAATGTATGGCGTGCGGCGCGTGCATATCGCCATGTCCAACCGGAGCGTTAAAGTTTAAGGATGATTGGTCAATAGAGTTCGATGATGAGAAATGCGTAGCGTGTAAAGTTTGCGTTACAGCGTGCCCGGTTAGAGCCATATCCTTACCGTGA
- a CDS encoding UPF0280 family protein: MIYEYGLTIGYSKIHIKSDVKKAIFEATKSIKRHIRDLLNYVEENPCFKYSLEPLDAHSNAPTIVQRMTEASNIAGVGPMASVAGAIADLGLETLVKAGSTVAVVENGGEISAYTNSEDIVVSILTSEPCLSGKIGFLITENDSPLGIGSSSGKTRLTISFGEADSVTVIAENAAIADAAATAICNVVTGYDIKKSVFRGLEKARKIRGVRGAIIVREGYVGLIGDMPKIIKIK; this comes from the coding sequence ATGATCTACGAATATGGACTAACTATCGGGTACTCAAAGATCCACATAAAGAGCGATGTTAAAAAAGCCATTTTTGAAGCTACTAAAAGTATAAAACGCCACATAAGGGATCTTCTAAACTATGTAGAGGAAAATCCCTGCTTCAAATACTCATTGGAGCCGCTAGATGCGCACTCAAACGCGCCTACTATTGTGCAGAGAATGACTGAAGCCTCAAACATCGCTGGTGTCGGACCTATGGCGTCTGTTGCTGGCGCAATAGCTGATTTAGGGTTAGAAACGCTAGTAAAGGCGGGCTCAACCGTCGCTGTCGTTGAAAATGGTGGCGAAATCTCAGCCTATACTAATAGCGAGGACATTGTAGTCTCGATTTTAACTAGCGAACCATGTTTATCTGGAAAAATAGGCTTCTTGATAACGGAGAATGATTCGCCGCTAGGTATAGGGTCAAGCTCCGGGAAAACAAGGTTGACAATAAGCTTTGGGGAAGCCGACTCAGTTACCGTTATCGCGGAAAACGCAGCCATAGCTGATGCTGCCGCAACGGCAATATGTAACGTTGTCACAGGCTATGACATTAAAAAATCAGTATTTAGAGGCCTAGAGAAAGCCAGAAAAATAAGGGGAGTTAGAGGGGCAATAATTGTACGAGAAGGATATGTCGGTCTAATAGGCGACATGCCGAAAATAATTAAAATAAAATGA
- a CDS encoding DUF131 domain-containing protein, translating into MNAKICEICGKRQAKYVCQECGRKVCEQCIEPYDLFCLECYRKIEKSLRSSEKIEERMAFETLPVKVFFLGFLLIFVGMLITFLAALLSGLKNSTSLFLLIGPIPIILGAGEHAILLTIIAAIVTIMCVVIFVFLNKRRSADILGGSGRG; encoded by the coding sequence ATGAACGCGAAAATATGTGAGATATGCGGTAAAAGGCAAGCTAAATATGTCTGTCAGGAATGCGGTCGAAAAGTATGTGAGCAATGCATAGAGCCATATGATTTGTTTTGTCTCGAATGTTATAGGAAAATCGAGAAATCTCTTAGATCATCTGAGAAAATTGAAGAAAGAATGGCATTTGAAACTCTGCCAGTGAAAGTATTTTTCTTGGGCTTCCTGCTAATATTTGTTGGGATGTTAATCACGTTTTTAGCCGCTCTGCTCTCCGGGCTGAAGAATTCCACTAGTTTATTTCTTCTTATAGGACCTATACCGATAATTCTCGGCGCCGGGGAACATGCAATATTGCTCACAATTATCGCGGCCATCGTGACAATAATGTGCGTAGTTATATTTGTATTTCTTAATAAGCGTAGAAGCGCGGACATCTTGGGCGGAAGTGGAAGGGGTTAG
- a CDS encoding DUF131 domain-containing protein: protein MDGFNILFIAGFTLIILGFMLSFVAALIMFFRSLRRYKARGSGWSGLVMIGPVPIVLGTDKEKIKVLIILSIMLMLLALIFLLALSWLIR, encoded by the coding sequence ATGGATGGATTTAATATTCTATTCATTGCTGGCTTCACTTTAATCATCTTAGGGTTTATGCTGTCCTTTGTAGCGGCCTTAATAATGTTTTTCAGGAGCCTGAGAAGATATAAGGCTCGCGGGTCGGGATGGAGCGGTTTAGTCATGATAGGTCCGGTACCAATAGTGCTTGGAACTGATAAGGAAAAAATAAAAGTTCTCATTATATTATCAATTATGCTGATGCTTCTGGCATTAATATTTTTGCTAGCCTTAAGCTGGCTAATAAGGTGA
- the albA gene encoding DNA-binding protein Alba: MAEESQVMIGKKPVMNYVVACLTAFNSGAKRVVVKARGRAISRAVDVVELLRRAFLKDIVIEKIEIGTQEMTSPDRPKTNVSTIEISLVKKE; the protein is encoded by the coding sequence ATGGCCGAAGAAAGTCAAGTAATGATCGGAAAGAAGCCAGTAATGAACTATGTGGTAGCGTGCCTGACAGCGTTCAACTCCGGTGCCAAAAGAGTTGTCGTCAAGGCTAGAGGAAGAGCTATAAGTCGAGCGGTTGATGTTGTTGAATTGCTACGTCGCGCCTTCCTCAAAGACATAGTTATCGAGAAGATCGAGATAGGCACTCAAGAGATGACGAGCCCGGATCGACCGAAGACAAATGTTTCGACAATAGAGATCTCGCTAGTAAAAAAGGAGTAA